In Dysgonomonadaceae bacterium zrk40, one genomic interval encodes:
- a CDS encoding NADH:ubiquinone reductase (Na(+)-transporting) subunit D, with protein sequence MALSNKTKAALLGPLNKNNPVIVQVLGICSALAVTSKLEPSLVMAVAVTIVMALANVIISLLRKTIPNRIRIIVQLVVIASLVTIVSEVLKAYAYDVNKQLSVFVGLIVTNCILMGRLEAFALGNGPWPSFLDGIGNGLGYGWILVAVGFFRELLGSGELLGYKVIPQLMYDAGYENNGLMVLAPMALMLVAVIIWVHRARNRDLQEETN encoded by the coding sequence ATGGCATTATCAAATAAAACCAAAGCGGCCCTGCTGGGTCCCTTGAATAAGAATAACCCTGTGATCGTGCAGGTGCTCGGTATCTGTTCCGCGCTAGCGGTCACCTCCAAGCTGGAGCCCTCGCTGGTGATGGCGGTGGCGGTGACCATCGTGATGGCACTGGCCAATGTGATCATCTCCCTACTGCGCAAGACCATTCCCAACCGTATCCGTATCATCGTGCAGCTGGTGGTGATTGCCTCATTGGTGACCATCGTGAGTGAGGTGCTCAAAGCCTACGCCTACGATGTGAACAAGCAGCTCTCGGTGTTCGTGGGACTGATCGTGACCAACTGTATCCTGATGGGACGTCTCGAGGCGTTTGCTCTTGGCAACGGCCCCTGGCCCTCTTTCCTCGATGGCATCGGCAACGGGCTCGGCTATGGCTGGATCCTGGTGGCCGTAGGCTTCTTCCGCGAGCTGCTCGGCTCGGGTGAGCTGCTGGGATACAAGGTGATCCCCCAGCTCATGTATGACGCAGGTTACGAGAACAACGGTCTGATGGTGCTGGCACCGATGGCGCTGATGCTGGTGGCGGTGATTATCTGGGTACACCGGGCCCGCAACAGGGACTTGCAGGAAGAAACCAATTAA
- the nqrC gene encoding NADH:ubiquinone reductase (Na(+)-transporting) subunit C → MNRENSGYTIIYAAVMVIIVALGLAFTHQALSDRQTANVNIDKMQQILRSLNIDASAAEAQQKYDELVQNAYLITPDGMKVEGSEGTTPDDPAFSTELGDKSAAGLPVYEAEVDGSVKYIIPMDGAGLWGPIWGYLAVEADGSTIYGAEFGHQGETPGLGAEIVTPSFRQQFAGKELVKDGQFRSVAVVKPGQTAAGRDYVDGISGGTITSKGVDAMLLNSVGQYSNFLMNLNTAQ, encoded by the coding sequence ATGAACAGAGAAAACAGTGGATACACGATAATATACGCAGCTGTGATGGTGATCATCGTTGCACTGGGGCTGGCTTTCACACATCAGGCCCTGAGTGACCGGCAGACTGCCAACGTGAACATCGACAAGATGCAGCAGATCCTGCGCTCGCTCAACATTGATGCCTCTGCCGCCGAAGCACAGCAGAAGTATGATGAGCTGGTACAAAACGCCTACCTGATCACCCCCGACGGGATGAAGGTGGAGGGCAGTGAGGGTACCACCCCCGATGACCCCGCCTTTTCCACTGAGCTGGGCGACAAAAGCGCTGCTGGTCTGCCGGTCTATGAGGCTGAGGTGGATGGTTCGGTGAAGTACATCATCCCGATGGATGGTGCGGGATTGTGGGGCCCCATCTGGGGATATCTGGCCGTGGAAGCTGACGGCAGTACCATCTACGGTGCCGAGTTCGGCCACCAGGGCGAGACCCCGGGACTGGGTGCCGAGATTGTGACACCCTCCTTCCGGCAGCAGTTCGCCGGCAAGGAGCTGGTCAAGGATGGGCAGTTCCGCTCCGTGGCAGTGGTCAAGCCGGGCCAGACGGCTGCCGGCCGTGACTACGTGGACGGCATCTCCGGTGGGACCATCACCAGCAAGGGCGTGGATGCGATGCTGCTCAACAGCGTGGGACAATATAGTAACTTTTTGATGAATCTGAACACTGCCCAATGA
- a CDS encoding NADH:ubiquinone reductase (Na(+)-transporting) subunit B, which produces MKALKNYLDKIKPNFEEGGKLHWLYSTYDAFETFLFVPNTTSRTGVHIHDARDSKRTMIIVILALVPALLVGMYNVGLQHYMAIGQEMSLLNSFLYGLIAMLPLIVVSYVVGLGIEFAMAQVKKEEVAEGFLVSGMLIPMIVPIDTPLWMVAVATAFSVIFAKEVFGGTGYNIFNVALIARAFLFFSYPSKMSGDQVWVRTADTFGMGKGTVIDGYSGATPLGQIATTDAGSFGEFTFQGITGNPLSISDMFFGFIPGSVGEVSTFAILLGALILIATGVGSWKTMLSVFVGGAVSVLLVNAFAQNAMMEMPFYYHFLLGGFAFGAVFMATDPVTSARTEKGKWIYGFLIGMVAVAIRVFNPGYPEGMMLAILLINAFAPLIDFYVIDANIKWRVKRATASLKG; this is translated from the coding sequence TTGAAAGCGTTAAAAAACTATCTTGACAAGATAAAACCCAATTTCGAAGAGGGGGGGAAGCTGCATTGGCTCTATTCCACTTACGATGCGTTTGAGACGTTTCTGTTTGTACCCAACACCACTTCAAGGACGGGTGTGCATATCCATGATGCACGCGACTCCAAGCGCACCATGATTATCGTGATCCTTGCCCTGGTGCCGGCACTGCTGGTGGGCATGTATAACGTGGGGCTGCAACACTACATGGCCATTGGCCAGGAGATGTCGCTGCTCAACAGCTTCCTCTACGGGCTGATCGCCATGTTGCCGCTGATCGTGGTCTCCTACGTGGTTGGCCTCGGCATCGAGTTTGCCATGGCTCAGGTGAAAAAGGAAGAGGTTGCCGAAGGGTTCCTGGTCTCCGGGATGCTGATCCCGATGATTGTACCCATCGACACACCCCTCTGGATGGTGGCCGTGGCCACTGCCTTCTCGGTGATCTTCGCCAAGGAGGTGTTCGGCGGTACCGGATACAACATCTTCAACGTGGCACTCATCGCGCGTGCCTTCCTCTTCTTCTCCTATCCCTCCAAGATGTCGGGCGACCAGGTATGGGTGCGCACTGCAGACACCTTCGGTATGGGTAAGGGTACGGTGATCGACGGATACTCCGGTGCTACACCGCTGGGACAGATTGCCACCACCGATGCGGGCAGCTTTGGTGAGTTCACCTTCCAGGGTATCACCGGCAATCCACTTTCCATCAGTGACATGTTCTTCGGATTCATCCCCGGATCGGTGGGTGAGGTATCCACCTTCGCCATCCTCCTGGGTGCGCTAATCCTGATCGCCACCGGCGTGGGCAGCTGGAAAACCATGCTCTCCGTCTTCGTGGGCGGTGCAGTGAGTGTCCTGCTGGTAAATGCTTTTGCACAGAATGCCATGATGGAGATGCCCTTCTACTATCACTTCCTGCTGGGCGGCTTCGCCTTTGGTGCCGTCTTCATGGCCACCGACCCGGTGACATCGGCCCGCACTGAGAAAGGGAAGTGGATCTACGGATTCCTGATTGGGATGGTAGCGGTTGCCATCCGTGTCTTCAACCCCGGCTACCCGGAGGGGATGATGCTGGCGATCCTGCTGATCAACGCCTTTGCACCGCTCATCGACTTCTACGTGATCGATGCCAACATCAAATGGCGTGTGAAGCGTGCAACAGCATCATTGAAAGGTTAA